One Mycolicibacterium sarraceniae genomic window carries:
- a CDS encoding glycosyltransferase family 4 protein, with amino-acid sequence MLLLARLRPAMVLSNTMTIPAHAIAAKLLGIPHYWVVREFGRDDHHLWFLLGYRRTVRLIGRLSETAICNSHAVENALLAVNPTMKTEVVYPIVETPLRTPPTRRPDQRLRAVLIGYFSTGKGQPLAIEAVAAARKAGVDIELTLVGAGSEKPLRKLARRLGVDDLVTINGPTNDVGAYWSAAHVGLMCSQREAFGRVTVEAMRAGLPVCGTDSGGTPEIIDHGVNGLLSPAGDANTLAANLMSLESDEELRRKLADGAVASATRFQRHRHDKELAAILGLT; translated from the coding sequence GTGCTGCTGTTGGCCCGATTACGACCGGCGATGGTGCTCAGTAACACGATGACCATTCCCGCACATGCGATCGCCGCCAAACTGCTCGGCATCCCTCATTACTGGGTAGTCCGCGAGTTCGGGAGAGATGACCACCACCTTTGGTTCCTGTTGGGATATCGCAGAACCGTCCGCTTGATCGGCCGGCTGTCAGAAACCGCGATATGCAATTCACACGCAGTCGAGAACGCGCTGCTCGCGGTGAATCCGACGATGAAGACCGAAGTGGTCTACCCGATCGTCGAAACCCCCCTCCGCACACCGCCAACGCGGCGCCCAGACCAACGCTTGCGTGCGGTGCTTATCGGCTACTTCTCCACCGGTAAAGGTCAGCCTCTGGCCATCGAGGCGGTCGCTGCTGCACGAAAGGCCGGTGTCGACATCGAACTCACGCTCGTCGGCGCCGGAAGCGAAAAACCGTTGCGCAAGCTCGCTCGACGCCTGGGCGTCGACGACTTGGTGACCATCAACGGGCCGACCAACGATGTCGGCGCTTATTGGTCCGCAGCCCATGTCGGCCTGATGTGCAGCCAAAGAGAAGCGTTCGGCCGCGTCACCGTCGAGGCCATGCGAGCCGGGCTACCTGTCTGCGGCACCGATTCGGGCGGCACTCCCGAGATCATTGATCACGGCGTCAACGGACTCCTCAGCCCTGCTGGGGACGCGAACACCCTGGCCGCCAACCTGATGTCGCTCGAATCCGACGAAGAACTGCGGCGCAAACTCGCCGACGGCGCGGTGGCCTCGGCCACGCGTTTCCAACGGCACCGTCACGACAAGGAACTCGCCGCCATCCTGGGCCTGACCTGA
- a CDS encoding PE-PPE domain-containing protein, giving the protein MGRTGKPLSTPPNSIEYVAQFTRAAVDGYVSPSSTAKSPTGIPVGPYNGVAVITPERSTSISESIAEGVLALHGCITSTVCGYNENIGSVAPSPSDTFVVFGYSQSAEIAMTEKRNLAAQFAAGEGPNISFVVVGDPTRPNGGLSVRDPAGIVTFLLTGQRTEQTPVPSPTDTQYSTVDTALQYDGIADEPLNPLNLLADLNAYVGMVLLHPTYANRSLNEPGVIDQGKYGDTSYYLISTPVLPLLVPLQQVPIVGPVLADVLDAPLRVLVEAGYNRSISPGKPTAFDPLYMPNPVALAVNLLVAIPTGLDNGLQDMFGVRPFGTQRPGPYGVGGPAAVYLNDGDAAGAVSPDTSSPAATSQSTSRAAARRVSRGVGDPAPQGDSDAASPQAKDVPRRADGGSTAGVSSHRPLSRSATADSAKTPGHSADRSSAARRAARSSH; this is encoded by the coding sequence ATGGGTCGCACTGGCAAACCTCTTTCGACTCCACCGAATTCGATTGAGTACGTCGCGCAGTTCACGAGGGCGGCGGTGGACGGTTACGTGTCGCCCTCATCCACCGCAAAAAGTCCGACCGGCATTCCGGTAGGTCCATATAACGGCGTTGCAGTGATCACGCCTGAACGCAGTACGAGCATTTCCGAGTCGATCGCTGAAGGCGTTCTCGCGCTCCATGGCTGCATCACATCCACGGTCTGCGGCTACAACGAGAATATTGGGTCGGTGGCACCGAGTCCGTCCGATACGTTCGTGGTCTTCGGGTATTCGCAGAGTGCCGAAATCGCCATGACCGAGAAGCGCAATTTGGCAGCCCAGTTCGCGGCTGGGGAGGGCCCAAACATTTCATTCGTGGTGGTCGGCGACCCGACGAGGCCTAATGGTGGATTGAGCGTGCGCGATCCTGCCGGAATAGTGACCTTTCTTCTTACCGGGCAACGCACCGAGCAGACACCCGTGCCATCGCCCACCGACACGCAATATTCGACAGTCGATACCGCATTGCAGTATGACGGCATTGCGGACGAACCATTGAATCCATTGAATCTGCTCGCCGACCTCAACGCGTACGTGGGAATGGTGTTACTTCACCCGACCTACGCAAATCGCAGCCTTAACGAGCCAGGAGTCATTGACCAGGGCAAGTATGGCGACACCTCTTACTACTTGATTTCAACGCCTGTGCTGCCCCTGCTGGTTCCACTGCAACAGGTGCCGATTGTGGGGCCTGTCCTGGCTGACGTGTTGGACGCTCCACTGCGTGTGCTCGTGGAGGCGGGTTACAACAGGTCGATAAGCCCCGGAAAACCGACTGCGTTCGATCCGCTGTACATGCCCAACCCGGTCGCCCTCGCGGTGAATCTCCTCGTGGCGATCCCGACTGGTTTGGACAACGGGCTACAGGACATGTTTGGGGTTCGCCCGTTCGGCACTCAGCGGCCTGGACCGTACGGGGTCGGCGGCCCCGCCGCGGTGTATCTCAACGATGGGGATGCTGCTGGCGCGGTATCGCCCGACACGTCGTCGCCGGCCGCGACCAGCCAGTCGACCTCACGAGCAGCGGCACGTCGTGTGTCACGTGGGGTCGGTGACCCTGCGCCACAAGGTGATTCGGATGCCGCTTCTCCCCAGGCGAAGGACGTGCCACGTCGTGCGGACGGCGGTTCTACCGCTGGCGTGTCCTCCCACCGACCGTTGAGCCGATCTGCCACAGCGGATTCGGCGAAGACGCCCGGGCACAGTGCCGATCGATCGTCGGCGGCCCGACGTGCCGCACGCTCGTCCCACTAG
- a CDS encoding class I SAM-dependent methyltransferase produces MADAKMITLPETALLTLWNRANEARRPGGIIDDPMAIQLLDSIDHDFSKFILSGRQDIAQRALAFDAPARRYLSDHPEAVVVALGEGLQTSFWRLDAAGVGHQFRWLTVDLPPIIELRERLLPASPRIAASAQSVLDFSWMDQVDAGGGVFITAEGLLPYLQPDEALGVIRECARRFPGGRMIFDLPSRFQACLARHRIWTALRGGWPRTPFSLSAREIDDLPTTVPGVQSVRRLAPPRGGPALDQLLWPTVAALPLLEFGA; encoded by the coding sequence ATGGCTGATGCAAAGATGATCACGCTACCCGAGACGGCGCTGTTGACGTTGTGGAACCGCGCCAACGAAGCACGCCGACCCGGCGGCATCATCGACGATCCGATGGCGATCCAGCTCCTCGACTCGATTGATCACGACTTCAGCAAGTTCATCCTCTCTGGTCGCCAGGACATCGCGCAACGCGCGCTCGCGTTCGACGCCCCCGCTCGCCGTTATCTTTCCGACCATCCGGAAGCCGTCGTGGTGGCCCTCGGCGAAGGCTTGCAGACCAGCTTCTGGCGCCTGGACGCAGCCGGTGTGGGTCACCAATTCCGTTGGCTGACTGTGGATCTGCCCCCGATCATCGAGCTTCGAGAACGACTGCTGCCAGCCTCGCCCCGGATCGCGGCATCCGCCCAGTCAGTGCTGGACTTCAGCTGGATGGACCAGGTAGACGCGGGCGGTGGGGTGTTCATCACCGCCGAGGGTCTCTTGCCTTATCTGCAACCTGATGAAGCGCTCGGTGTAATCAGAGAATGCGCCCGCCGCTTCCCTGGTGGCCGAATGATCTTCGACTTGCCGTCGAGGTTTCAGGCCTGTCTGGCACGCCACCGGATCTGGACTGCGCTACGGGGCGGATGGCCACGGACCCCATTCAGTCTCTCCGCGCGGGAGATTGATGACTTACCCACCACTGTGCCGGGGGTTCAGTCCGTGCGCAGGCTAGCGCCCCCACGCGGCGGCCCGGCACTGGACCAGCTACTGTGGCCGACGGTTGCGGCCCTACCGCTGCTGGAGTTCGGAGCTTAA
- a CDS encoding GMC oxidoreductase, which produces MADGELDPREAERVEWDVIVVGAGMGGGLLGRSLARSGRTVLFVEKGRSTLPGAPGTIRAAIPELAEPWAARSERDYYDALARAGRSTDEIEDISGWRAKKFIPFIGSGTGGSSALYGMVCERFFAQDFTPRQNFAHPGESTVPEAWPISYEQLSPWYAQAEKLLGVRGQPDPLRPESTDVNLPAAPPFSADNQPLVDYLTTRGLHPYHLPMACDYVDDCGTCQTFLCARSCKNDGARNGVLPAITEHGASLLTQCRVVRLDADHTQVRQVICEHPSGTLALKGKVVVLAAGALATPLLLLNSRSGHWPGGLANGSDMVGRNLMRHLLDPIEVWPERGRRIAAPNKEIGLNDFYFFEGQKYGTVQSFGALPPMEWMTNRPGLRGKGLRQMSPVVRQLYERILTGGLVLAAMTEDLPYLNNRILPAERSGSSGRQRVRMQYRLHASEISRRTTFLRQLKDVFAPFRTLSLGSGKDNSNLGHVCGTVRFGADPMTSVLDPNNRAHEVENLYVVDTSFFPSSAGLNPSLTVAANALRVAAHVNGAHFG; this is translated from the coding sequence TTGGCTGACGGCGAACTGGACCCGCGCGAGGCAGAGCGCGTTGAGTGGGATGTGATCGTTGTCGGTGCCGGCATGGGTGGCGGCTTGCTGGGCCGCTCGCTGGCCCGATCGGGCCGCACGGTGCTGTTCGTCGAGAAGGGTCGCTCAACCCTGCCCGGAGCACCGGGAACAATCCGCGCGGCCATCCCGGAACTCGCCGAGCCGTGGGCAGCGAGGTCCGAACGGGACTACTACGACGCTCTTGCCCGGGCCGGCCGGTCCACCGACGAGATCGAGGACATCAGCGGGTGGCGCGCCAAGAAGTTCATACCATTCATCGGTAGCGGCACAGGCGGGTCCTCGGCCCTGTACGGCATGGTCTGCGAACGGTTCTTCGCACAAGATTTCACCCCCCGGCAAAACTTCGCCCATCCCGGCGAATCCACCGTGCCCGAGGCCTGGCCCATCAGCTACGAACAGCTCAGCCCCTGGTACGCACAAGCCGAAAAACTACTAGGAGTGCGCGGCCAGCCCGACCCGCTGCGCCCCGAGTCAACCGACGTCAACCTACCCGCCGCACCACCGTTTTCAGCCGACAACCAACCCCTAGTCGACTACCTCACCACCCGCGGACTCCACCCCTACCACCTACCGATGGCCTGCGACTACGTCGACGACTGCGGCACGTGTCAGACCTTCCTGTGCGCGCGGTCATGTAAGAACGACGGCGCCCGCAACGGAGTACTACCCGCCATCACCGAGCACGGCGCGAGCCTGCTCACCCAGTGCCGGGTAGTACGCCTGGACGCCGACCACACCCAGGTCCGACAGGTCATCTGCGAACACCCCAGCGGCACACTGGCCCTGAAGGGCAAAGTAGTGGTGCTAGCCGCCGGCGCACTGGCCACCCCACTGCTACTCCTGAACTCCCGATCCGGGCACTGGCCAGGCGGCCTAGCCAACGGCTCAGACATGGTGGGCCGCAACCTGATGCGCCACCTACTCGATCCGATCGAAGTCTGGCCGGAGCGCGGCCGCAGAATCGCCGCCCCCAACAAGGAGATCGGGCTCAACGACTTCTACTTCTTCGAGGGACAGAAGTACGGCACCGTGCAGTCGTTCGGCGCGTTGCCGCCGATGGAATGGATGACCAACCGACCTGGGTTGCGCGGCAAAGGGCTACGGCAGATGAGTCCCGTGGTGCGTCAGCTCTATGAGCGGATATTGACCGGTGGCCTGGTGCTCGCCGCGATGACAGAAGACCTTCCCTACCTGAACAACCGCATTCTGCCAGCCGAGCGGAGCGGCAGCAGCGGCCGTCAGCGGGTACGGATGCAGTACCGGTTGCACGCCAGCGAAATCAGCCGGCGCACAACGTTTTTACGACAGCTGAAAGATGTTTTCGCTCCGTTCCGCACACTCAGCCTGGGAAGCGGCAAAGATAATTCGAACCTTGGCCACGTCTGTGGCACGGTTCGCTTTGGCGCAGATCCCATGACCAGCGTGCTGGACCCGAACAACCGAGCGCACGAGGTGGAGAACCTCTATGTGGTGGACACGTCATTCTTTCCGTCCAGCGCCGGGCTGAATCCGAGCTTGACGGTCGCAGCCAACGCTCTGCGGGTCGCCGCGCACGTCAACGGAGCGCACTTCGGTTAA
- a CDS encoding glycosyltransferase produces the protein MRLVLTSYGGRGDVEPAVVVGRELQRRGHDVLMTVPPNLIGFAESAGLEAVAYGLDSQPILDLQREYFACYSRTPWKISELSRMGRETNEFAIQCWAEMTRTLKSVADGADLMLTGLIFEQPTANVAEYYDIPLVTLHYFPVRAHGQLMRLVPAALSRMGMTANDWLAWRGTKGGENRQRRELGLANATSPAPHRIATRGSLEIQAYDRVCFPGLASEWAKWGTHRPFVGALAMASPTETDAEAASWTAAGTPPIFFGFGSVPLRSPAETLAMIAGACARLGERALVGAGGTDFSNGPQFEHVKIVGQVNYAAIFPDCRAIVHHGGSGTVAACLRAGVPQLILWTLPDQPFFAAQLRRLKVGAGRRFATTTENSLVTDLHRVLAPQYRARARELASQVTRPVDSAALAADYVEQFARTSTSRRRPN, from the coding sequence ATGAGACTGGTGCTGACAAGCTACGGCGGTCGCGGTGATGTTGAGCCCGCGGTTGTCGTCGGGCGCGAGTTGCAGCGCCGTGGCCATGACGTGCTCATGACCGTGCCGCCCAACCTGATTGGCTTCGCGGAGAGCGCCGGGCTGGAGGCGGTCGCCTACGGGCTGGATTCGCAGCCGATCTTGGATCTGCAGCGCGAGTACTTCGCGTGTTACTCGCGCACCCCTTGGAAAATCTCGGAGCTCTCACGGATGGGGCGCGAGACCAACGAGTTCGCCATTCAGTGCTGGGCGGAGATGACCAGGACACTGAAGTCGGTGGCTGACGGGGCTGACCTGATGCTCACAGGCCTCATCTTTGAACAGCCGACTGCGAACGTCGCTGAGTATTACGACATTCCATTGGTTACGCTGCATTACTTCCCAGTGCGTGCTCACGGCCAGCTGATGCGGTTGGTGCCGGCGGCGTTGAGCCGAATGGGGATGACCGCGAACGACTGGCTGGCCTGGCGGGGCACCAAAGGCGGCGAGAACCGGCAGCGCCGCGAGTTAGGCTTGGCGAACGCCACCAGCCCTGCGCCGCACCGAATCGCCACGCGGGGCTCACTAGAAATCCAAGCCTATGACCGGGTGTGCTTTCCCGGGCTGGCGTCCGAATGGGCGAAGTGGGGTACCCACCGGCCCTTCGTCGGCGCATTGGCGATGGCGTCGCCTACCGAAACCGATGCCGAGGCTGCCTCATGGACTGCTGCGGGAACGCCGCCCATTTTCTTCGGGTTCGGCAGCGTCCCGCTGCGATCGCCCGCAGAGACTCTCGCCATGATTGCGGGGGCTTGCGCCCGGTTGGGGGAGCGGGCCTTGGTGGGCGCCGGTGGGACAGACTTCAGCAATGGGCCGCAGTTCGAGCACGTCAAAATCGTGGGTCAGGTGAACTATGCGGCGATCTTCCCGGACTGCCGTGCCATCGTTCATCATGGCGGCTCAGGTACCGTGGCCGCGTGTCTGCGGGCAGGGGTCCCTCAATTAATTCTGTGGACTTTGCCCGATCAGCCCTTTTTCGCGGCTCAGCTGAGACGACTCAAAGTGGGCGCTGGCCGGCGGTTTGCGACAACAACCGAGAATTCGCTGGTTACCGACCTGCACCGCGTTCTCGCTCCGCAATACCGCGCCAGGGCGCGCGAGCTCGCCAGCCAAGTGACCCGTCCCGTCGACAGTGCAGCGCTCGCCGCCGATTACGTCGAGCAATTCGCACGCACGTCCACTTCGCGTCGGCGGCCGAATTAG
- a CDS encoding nucleotide sugar dehydrogenase: MARSAFGRSDAEIDLLVRGMRSGIAVVGFGYIGTVIGAVLADRGWPVTGIDVRQSVVDDINVGKTSIAEPGLGELVAETVRIGRLRATTDFGAIVDNDFVIVNVGTPLGPDYEPIVDDIKDAAWALGEHLQPGHVVILKSTVPPGTTETLVRPILEEASGLRAGVDFGLAFCPERLAEGQAVHELTSIPVVVGAVDERSARACATLWRHALGVDSVIVDDPRIAEMVKLADNMWVDLNIAMANELAKVCDKLEIDALQVISAANTMPKGGSPVNILRPSMGVGGYCLTKDPWFVNHLGESLGLHLEIPRTSRTVNDTMPAYTYGLLTQLLADQGKTIENSKIAVLGIAFKNNTGDCRLTPTKYVVDLLEESGCQLSVHDPWVAGEEAETVTKIPLTPDIETAVKDADALVVLAGHREFHHVLLGRLAELTAAGCVFLDGRNSFDPAAARAAGFVYKGIGR, from the coding sequence ATGGCGAGGAGCGCGTTCGGGCGCAGCGACGCTGAGATCGACTTGTTGGTCCGCGGTATGCGGTCGGGCATCGCAGTGGTCGGTTTCGGCTATATCGGTACGGTGATCGGTGCCGTGCTGGCCGATCGGGGCTGGCCGGTTACAGGCATCGATGTTCGCCAGAGCGTCGTCGATGACATCAACGTCGGCAAGACCTCCATCGCGGAACCGGGGCTGGGCGAGCTGGTGGCCGAGACCGTCCGCATCGGGCGGCTTCGCGCGACTACCGACTTCGGCGCCATCGTGGACAACGACTTTGTCATCGTGAATGTCGGCACCCCCCTGGGGCCGGACTATGAGCCGATCGTCGACGACATCAAGGACGCCGCATGGGCCCTCGGCGAGCATTTGCAGCCCGGCCACGTGGTGATTCTGAAGAGCACGGTGCCGCCGGGTACCACCGAGACTCTCGTCCGGCCGATTCTGGAAGAGGCGTCCGGGCTGCGGGCCGGGGTCGATTTCGGGTTGGCATTTTGCCCGGAGCGGCTAGCCGAAGGGCAGGCCGTTCACGAGCTGACGTCGATCCCGGTCGTTGTGGGTGCGGTGGATGAGCGCAGCGCTCGGGCTTGTGCCACATTGTGGCGTCACGCGCTTGGCGTGGATTCGGTTATCGTCGACGATCCGCGGATTGCCGAGATGGTCAAACTCGCCGATAACATGTGGGTGGATCTCAACATCGCGATGGCGAACGAGCTGGCCAAGGTGTGCGACAAGCTTGAGATCGACGCCTTGCAAGTGATCAGTGCGGCCAACACCATGCCCAAGGGCGGCAGCCCGGTCAATATCCTTCGACCGAGTATGGGGGTGGGCGGCTACTGCCTGACCAAGGATCCGTGGTTCGTCAACCACCTCGGTGAGTCGCTGGGTCTACACCTGGAAATTCCGCGGACGTCGCGCACCGTCAACGACACCATGCCGGCCTACACCTACGGGCTGCTCACGCAGCTGCTCGCTGATCAGGGCAAGACAATCGAGAACAGCAAGATCGCCGTGCTGGGCATCGCGTTCAAAAACAACACCGGCGATTGTCGCCTGACGCCCACCAAGTATGTCGTCGACCTGCTCGAGGAGTCCGGTTGCCAACTGTCGGTTCATGATCCGTGGGTGGCCGGGGAGGAGGCCGAGACGGTCACGAAGATCCCGTTGACGCCGGACATCGAGACGGCAGTCAAGGACGCCGATGCTCTGGTAGTCCTCGCTGGGCATCGCGAGTTCCACCACGTCTTGCTTGGCCGCCTCGCGGAACTGACCGCTGCCGGGTGCGTATTTCTCGACGGCCGCAACAGCTTCGATCCTGCGGCAGCGCGTGCCGCAGGATTCGTTTACAAGGGCATCGGCCGATAA
- a CDS encoding NAD-dependent epimerase/dehydratase family protein — translation MPNVVVTGGYGFVGSHLVTALLERGDSVTVFDFAKNTRDSSIDFDQYPNFRFVQGDVTDLSALEAVVTPETDRVFHLASVVGVNRYVEDPLRVVDVSVIGTRNVLELSRRHGARVVFTSTSEVFGKNPATPWREDDDRVLGSTRTARWSYSTSKAMAEHMVFAMHDTYGLPVTVVRFFNVYGPRQNPIFVISKSIHRILNGREPLLYDSGEQTRCFTYVDDAIAGTLLAADSDSAVGEVFNIGSMTETSMQDAVDLAIQIANVDSVSSTAAFDTAQRYGTRYEDIPRRIPDSTKAQRELGWRLQVDLEEGLRRTIDWARANPWYLEG, via the coding sequence ATGCCCAATGTGGTTGTGACGGGCGGGTACGGCTTCGTCGGATCGCATCTTGTCACGGCGCTGCTGGAACGCGGTGACTCGGTCACGGTCTTCGACTTCGCGAAGAACACCCGCGATAGCAGCATCGATTTCGACCAGTATCCCAACTTTCGCTTTGTTCAAGGCGACGTCACCGATCTTTCCGCTCTTGAAGCGGTCGTGACACCCGAGACCGACAGGGTTTTCCATCTGGCTTCAGTGGTGGGCGTCAACAGATACGTCGAGGATCCGCTGCGCGTTGTCGATGTCAGCGTGATCGGCACTCGCAACGTTCTCGAGCTGAGCCGTCGGCACGGGGCGCGGGTGGTTTTCACCAGCACGTCGGAGGTGTTCGGAAAAAACCCGGCCACGCCGTGGCGCGAGGACGACGATCGTGTGCTCGGTTCGACCCGAACCGCACGGTGGAGCTACAGCACCAGCAAGGCGATGGCTGAGCACATGGTTTTCGCGATGCACGACACCTACGGGCTGCCGGTGACGGTTGTGCGTTTCTTCAACGTGTATGGGCCGCGGCAGAATCCGATCTTCGTCATCTCCAAGAGCATTCACCGGATCCTTAACGGCCGCGAGCCGCTGCTCTATGACTCGGGGGAGCAGACCCGGTGTTTCACCTACGTCGACGACGCCATCGCCGGCACATTACTTGCGGCTGACAGTGATTCGGCGGTCGGTGAGGTGTTCAACATCGGGAGCATGACCGAGACCAGCATGCAGGATGCTGTTGATTTGGCGATCCAGATCGCGAATGTCGATTCGGTGTCGAGTACCGCAGCCTTTGACACCGCTCAACGATATGGGACCCGCTACGAGGATATCCCGCGCCGAATCCCCGATTCGACCAAGGCACAGCGTGAGCTGGGCTGGCGACTTCAGGTTGACCTCGAGGAAGGACTTCGCCGCACCATCGACTGGGCGCGGGCCAACCCCTGGTATCTCGAAGGGTAA
- a CDS encoding glycosyltransferase — protein MKFVLANWGTRGEVEPYVAVGRELIRRGHDVHMAVTPEMVAFAEAAGPTAVRYGPPMAGVLDPHRDFWLGLFDKPWTRTGELGRLSREYSEPLTESRGEVSATLTSLASGADLLLTGMNFEDVAVNVADYCGIPFATLHHFPLRANGRLLPVLPPPVGRSVMSAFEWLAWRGPKKSEDAQRRELGLPVATSPWPRRIAERGSLEIQAYDEVCFPGLASEWAKWNGQRPFVGALTMALPTDNDDDVTSWIAAGEPPICFAFGSVGVESAADTLAMITGACAQLGQRALICAAGSDFTNIGESDGVKVVDVVNYAAIFPACRALVHHGGSGTTNAGMRAGIPTLILWTLPDQAAWAARVKRLKVGAGRRFSMTVQESLVEDLRTILAPDYLSRARGLGAQMTTAAESIAAAADLVEQFAGRGTV, from the coding sequence TTGAAATTTGTCCTGGCGAACTGGGGAACGCGCGGCGAAGTGGAACCCTATGTCGCGGTTGGCCGCGAGCTGATTCGCCGCGGACATGACGTGCACATGGCCGTCACGCCTGAGATGGTCGCCTTCGCCGAGGCCGCGGGGCCTACGGCGGTGCGGTACGGACCGCCAATGGCGGGCGTCCTGGATCCGCACCGCGATTTCTGGCTCGGCTTATTCGACAAGCCGTGGACTCGGACCGGGGAACTGGGCCGGCTATCACGCGAGTATTCGGAGCCGCTCACCGAGAGCCGAGGGGAAGTCAGCGCGACTTTGACATCGCTGGCGAGTGGAGCCGATCTCCTTCTCACTGGCATGAATTTCGAGGATGTAGCGGTCAATGTCGCGGACTACTGCGGCATTCCGTTCGCCACGTTGCATCACTTTCCGTTGCGGGCGAACGGCCGTCTTCTGCCGGTTCTGCCGCCGCCGGTGGGCCGCTCCGTAATGTCGGCGTTCGAATGGCTGGCCTGGCGCGGGCCGAAGAAATCCGAGGATGCCCAGCGCCGCGAACTCGGTCTGCCCGTGGCGACCAGCCCTTGGCCGCGGCGGATCGCCGAACGCGGTTCGCTGGAAATCCAGGCTTACGACGAGGTGTGTTTTCCCGGGCTGGCGTCCGAATGGGCGAAATGGAACGGCCAGCGGCCGTTCGTCGGCGCGCTGACGATGGCGCTCCCGACGGACAACGACGACGACGTGACATCGTGGATCGCGGCGGGGGAGCCGCCCATCTGTTTCGCGTTCGGCAGTGTTGGGGTCGAATCTGCCGCCGACACCCTCGCCATGATCACCGGTGCTTGCGCGCAGTTAGGTCAGCGCGCGTTGATCTGCGCCGCTGGATCCGATTTCACTAACATTGGCGAATCCGATGGCGTCAAGGTTGTGGACGTGGTCAATTACGCGGCGATTTTCCCTGCCTGCCGCGCACTCGTGCACCACGGCGGCTCAGGCACCACCAATGCAGGGATGCGTGCCGGCATCCCTACTCTGATCCTCTGGACGCTGCCTGACCAGGCGGCCTGGGCGGCTCGGGTCAAACGTCTGAAAGTCGGTGCTGGGCGGCGCTTTTCGATGACCGTACAGGAATCACTGGTTGAGGACCTTCGCACAATTCTGGCCCCCGATTACCTCAGCCGGGCTCGAGGGCTGGGTGCTCAGATGACCACCGCCGCGGAGAGCATTGCGGCCGCTGCCGATCTTGTGGAACAGTTCGCGGGACGGGGAACAGTATGA
- a CDS encoding acyltransferase family protein, translating to MSADPETTNTDRATAGRPGRLMKSAPSLAQAFDPRNNALNSWRLALATGVILWHSWPLTGHTMSFSPALRLLGEGFVDGFFAISGFLITWSWFRHPRLRDYFVARALRILPGLWICLIVVAFVIAPIAVAIQHGSVSKLLLSRAPFDYVLRNGLVVIQAQSDIGGTPSEIPWPGSWNGSLWTLQFEVLCYFTVAVLGATTLLRRRWVIPVLWAVALFFSIQLPSLTDLQPQPTPAPLDFATSLLIEESNLARLFLMFFSGALIYHFRNVIPARWSLVALSVVLVLGASVMSNYRLIGAVPLAYALLASGALIRSKRLNLRTDLSYGVYIYAFPVQQLLVICGLFVLNPFVFATIAAIVTLPLAALSWFLVEKRALSWKSRLTQRDTAPPAEPRPG from the coding sequence ATGAGCGCCGACCCGGAAACGACGAACACCGATCGTGCAACCGCTGGCCGGCCCGGGCGTTTGATGAAGAGCGCTCCCAGCCTGGCGCAGGCATTCGATCCGCGGAACAACGCGCTGAACTCTTGGCGGTTGGCGCTGGCAACCGGGGTCATTCTGTGGCACTCCTGGCCGCTGACGGGTCACACAATGTCGTTTTCGCCAGCTCTGCGACTGCTCGGAGAAGGGTTCGTCGATGGGTTCTTTGCCATCTCAGGATTTCTGATCACCTGGAGCTGGTTTCGCCATCCGCGGCTGCGCGACTATTTCGTCGCACGCGCACTGCGGATCCTGCCCGGCCTCTGGATCTGCCTCATCGTCGTTGCGTTTGTCATCGCGCCGATCGCCGTGGCGATACAGCACGGCTCGGTGAGCAAGCTGCTGCTATCGCGTGCCCCGTTCGATTACGTGCTGAGAAACGGCTTGGTGGTGATCCAGGCCCAGAGCGATATCGGCGGGACACCCAGCGAGATCCCCTGGCCGGGCTCGTGGAACGGCTCTCTGTGGACCCTGCAGTTCGAGGTGCTGTGCTACTTCACCGTCGCTGTTCTCGGGGCCACCACACTGCTGCGACGGAGATGGGTGATCCCCGTGTTGTGGGCGGTGGCGCTGTTCTTCTCGATACAGCTGCCGTCATTGACAGACTTGCAGCCACAGCCAACGCCGGCGCCATTGGACTTCGCGACCAGCCTGCTGATTGAAGAGAGCAATCTTGCCCGCCTCTTTCTCATGTTCTTTTCCGGAGCGCTCATTTATCACTTCCGGAACGTAATCCCCGCCCGCTGGTCGCTCGTTGCGTTGAGCGTGGTTCTTGTTCTGGGGGCCAGCGTGATGTCCAATTACCGCTTGATCGGTGCGGTCCCGCTGGCCTACGCACTCCTCGCATCGGGCGCGCTCATTCGCAGCAAGCGATTGAATCTGCGCACCGACTTGTCCTACGGCGTGTACATATACGCGTTTCCGGTGCAGCAGTTGTTGGTCATCTGTGGGCTTTTCGTCCTGAATCCCTTTGTGTTCGCCACGATTGCCGCCATCGTCACCCTCCCGCTTGCCGCGCTGAGCTGGTTTCTGGTTGAAAAGCGTGCGCTGTCCTGGAAGTCACGCCTTACCCAACGCGACACGGCCCCTCCCGCCGAGCCTCGGCCCGGGTAA